A part of Indicator indicator isolate 239-I01 chromosome 15, UM_Iind_1.1, whole genome shotgun sequence genomic DNA contains:
- the NOL8 gene encoding nucleolar protein 8 → METEQLSKRLYVGGLGHTVSKAELQERFGKFGHVLDAEIITRKDDQGNPMKTFAYISVNISDADLRRCMSVLNKTKWKGGTLQIELAKESFLHRLAVEREEAKLQKEKPQRNDKMCLLESMKKAGVADFHMKAVPGTEVPDHKKWVVGKFGRVLPILHLRSQQKNKIVKYDPSKYCHNLRKLDPDLTHLVPVSQLTWHLEGGDDSISKKRRGEFPLTKKPLKKMKQLGSEAVNGAGVLSSGCQSHSKSTTSPHLDQRSKPSEKSKLPLSSSPNRKISGRGLLSGKSSISGVAAQNDTGVSDSDVDSEEEIRAMVKKEKEMQKGENVGAEDVETESDHLEIVGDNFELKYNSHWSLSNSDAMKKAIKGGSKETVECDNGYDSADTDEIIAEIKISAQSSKKTAILEDSKQVTVENKEMLTNKKCDSPNDSSLKTCRLKEYFERNGKMKKSKTGALHSTAVKSTTKASSSESSSSEPEDSPETGESDISSSYESIMQNCYHLDLTLDDLKALATENSGTAAEESDSAESHSQHSVDENSTSNVVNNPNVSKACPAVKKKSICPEDVVAEILAGEENVGEESSKGQENSGLKYQPFRGMASLCEKEFSQGSTGVKKRSVDSLGIDTSISYGGEESSKKQAENHPLNSLEISSKKRQNLHCEQHKASPDAASLAEKRDEPAFRLHLQGKNKDVSSSQGCQSSEPGDPASNTDQSEDESSDTDSDAALSQKHLKQQLESPKLLSTKLKQDVSNKNQECNTTKCEDEKKSLLQSKELCLHAKASKEPSTQNRQLQDNLRRLAALEERRKERELQKKLIQGALSNLDRQPAGKHKHIVFNSDGESEAEVDEMAKVDANLGKRRGDESAPKTSCKLFESSEDEEEDTDDERFKIKPHFEGKAGEKLLQLQSRFGTDKRFRMDARFLESDSEEEETNISKADEEEDLAAEKKKNLQILGSLLNIDLERSKPNKKATSVKKFRDMNALRYDPTREDHAVFERKPIVKEKESKAKRKKKREESEKRPEVSKETYYDIAVDLKELLGSSKSQSTKNEEIPWDKEDLGPNVGSNVAQESSGFMFSFFGDTEESRKKEEPYVIESIKPVKVTWQEDPRFHDSSSEGDDEPEASESENDNEMFLSLPRTDTSRFFFFSKGDERLKEGPRLFCRSVDLSEERDGWEERRRFLLEVSILPSVTW, encoded by the exons ATGGAGACGGAACAACTTTCAAAACGTTTATATGTTGGAGGGCTTGGCCATACGGTCTCTAAGGCTGAACTGCAAGAAAGATTTGGGAAGTTTGGGCATGTTTTGGATGCAGAGATCATTACCAGAAAAGATGATCAGG GGAACCCTATGAAAACTTTTGCCTACATCAGTGTCAACATTTCTGATGCAGATCTTAGAAGAT GCATGtcagttttaaataaaactaaatgGAAGGGGGGGACACTGCAAATTGAGCTGGCCAAAGAAAGCTTTTTGCACAG GCTTGCTGTGGAGAGGGAAGAAgcaaagctgcagaaggaaaagccacagagaaatGACAAAATGTGTCTGCTAGAATCAATGAAAAAGGCTGGAGTTGCAGATTTTCACATGAAAGCAGTACCAGGTACAGAGGTGCCAGACCATAAG aaatGGGTTGTTGGCAAATTTGGCAGAGTCTTGCCTATCCTTCACTTGAGGagtcaacagaaaaataaa ATTGTGAAATATGACCCATCAAAATACTGTCATAACCTGAGAAAGCTGGATCCAGACTTGACACATTTAGTTCCTGTATCTCAGCTTACTTGGCACTTGGAAGGGGGAGATGACAGCATAAGCAAGAAGAGGCGAGGAGAGTTCCCTCTGACTAAGAAGCCacttaaaaaaatgaagcagctgGGCAGTGAGGCTGTGAATGGAGCAGGGGTTCTCTCTTCTGGTTGCCAGTCACATTCAAAAAGCACAACTTCACCACATCTAGATCAAAGATCCAAACCCAGTGAGAAATCTAAATTGCCTCTCTCAAGTAGTCCTAATAGAAAAATATCAGGAAGAGGTTTATTATCAGGTAAAAGCAGTATTTCTGGAGTTGCAGCTCAAAATGATACAGGTGTTTCTGATAGTGACGTTGATTCTGAAGAAGAGATCAGAGCAAtggtaaaaaaagagaaagaaatgcagaaaggtGAAAATGTTGGGGCTGAAGATGTTGAGACTGAAAGTGATCACTTAGAAATTGTTGGGGATAATTTTGAATTAAAATACAATAGTCACTGGTCCTTAAGTAATTCAGATGCCATGAAGAAAGCTATCAAAGGAGGTTCTAAAGAGACTGTGGAATGTGATAATGGTTATGATTCAGCAGATACAGATGAAATTATTGCTGAAATTAAAATTTCAGCTCAAAGTAGCAAGAAAACTGCAATTTTAGAAGATTCTAAGCAGGTGACagtggaaaataaagaaatgttaACTAACAAAAAATGTGATTCACCAAATGACTCCTCACTGAAAACCTGCCGTTTAAAAGAATACTTtgaaagaaatgggaaaatgaaaaagtCCAAAACTGGTGCCTTGCACAGTACAGCAGTTAAGAGCACAACAAAGGCAAGTAGTAGTGAAAGCTCCTCTTCAGAGCCTGAAGACTCCCCTGAGACTGGGGAGTCTGACATCAGCTCCAGTTATGAATCCATAATGCAAAACTGTTACCACTTAGACCTTACGTTAGATGACTTAAAAGCATTAGCTACTGAAAActcagggacagcagcagaagaatcaGATAGTGCAGAGAGTCATAGTCAGCACAGTGTTGATGAAAATTCTACGAGTAATGTTGTAAATAACCCAAACGTCTCTAAAGCTTGccctgcagttaaaaaaaaaagtatctgtcCTGAAGATGTAGTTGCTGAGATATTAGCAGGGGAGGAGAACGTTGGTGAAGAAAGCTCCAAGGGACAAGAAAATTCAGGTTTGAAATACCAGCCCTTCAGGGGAATGGCGTCCCTTTGTGAGAAAGAGTTCAGTCAGGGCAGCACTGGTGTGAAGAAGAGGTCTGTAGATAGTTTAGGTATTGACACTTCCATTTCTTATGGTGGGGAGGAGTCATCCAAAAAACAGGCTGAGAACCACCCATTGAATTCACTTGAAATCAGCAGTAAAAAGAGACAAAATCTGCATTGTGAACAGCACAAGGCATCTCCTGATGCTGCCTCCTTAGCAGAGAAGAGAGATGAACCTGCTTTCAGGCTACATTTACAAGGAAAGAACAAAGATGTGAGTTCTTCACAAGGCTGCCAAAGTTCAGAGCCTGGAGATCCTGCTTCTAATACTGATCAGAGTGAAGATGAGAGCAGTGACACAGACAGTGATGCTGCATTGTCACAGAAACACCTTAAACAACAACTGGAAAGCCCAAAACTGCTCTCAACAAAACTGAAGCAGGATGTAAGCAACAAAAATCAAGAATGTAATACTACTAAATGTGAGGATGAGAAGAAAAGCCTTCTGCAAAGTAAGGAGCTTTGTCTTCATGCTAAAGCTTCAAAGGAACCTAGTACACAAAATAGACAGTTGCAGGACAACCTGAGGAGGCTGGCAGCTCTAGAAGAGAGGCggaaagagagagaattacAGAAGAAACTCATTCAAGGAGCTCTTTCAAATCTG GACAGACAGCCAGCAGGCAAGCACAAACACATCGTATTCAATTCAGATGGGGAGAGTGAAGCTGAAGTAGATGAGATGGCGAAGGTGGATGCAAATTTGGGAAAAAGGCGTGGAGAT GAATCTGCTCCGAAAACTTCATGCAAACTGTTTGAAAGCAGTGAGGATGAAGAAGAGGATACAGATGATGAGAGATTCAAAATTAAGCCTCATTTTGAaggcaaagctggtgaaaaa CTCTTGCAGTTGCAGTCTCGATTTGGCACAGACAAAAGGTTTCGCATGGATGCTCGATTCCTTGAAAGTGACAGTGAAGAGGAAG AGACAAACATCTCGAAggcagatgaggaagaagaccttgctgcagagaaaaagaaaaatctgcaaaTACTGGGAAGCCTCTTGAATATTGACCTGGAACGCTCCAAGCCAAATAAAAAAGCCACAAGCGTTAAGAAGTTCAG aGATATGAATGCTCTCCGCTATGATCCAACAAGAGAGGACCATGCAGTTTTTGAAAGGAAACCAATtgttaaagaaaaagagag TAAagcaaaaaggaagaagaaaagggaagagagtgAGAAACGGCCTGAAGTGTCTAAAGAAACATATTATGATATTGCTGTGGATTTAAAAGAGTTGTTGGGATCTTCAAAGAGCCAATCAACAAAAAACGAAGAAATACCCTGGGACAAAGAGGACTTGGGCCCTAATGTTGGGAGTAACGTAGCTCAGGAATCGAGTGGtttcatgttttccttctttggagacacGGAGGAGTcgagaaaaaaagaag AGCCTTATGTAATTGAATCAATAAAACCTGTAAAAGTCACATGGCAAGAAGATCCACGTTTTCACGACAGCAGTTCTGAGGGTGATGATGAACCAGAGGCATCGGAGAGTGAAAATGACAACGAAAT GTTTTTGTCTTTACCACGGACAGACACTAgtagatttttcttcttctccaaagGCGATGAACGACTAAAAG AGGGCCCCAGGTTATTTTGTAGGTCAGTAGACCTCAGCGAAGAGAGAGATGGTTGGGAAGAGAGACGTAGATTTTTGCTTGAGGTGAGTATTTTACCATCTGTTACTTGGTGA